TTAAATATTGTTTCTCTGTCCAATGAGAAGTTAGTGTCTTCTGGTCAATACTAACAATCTCACTCAGATCATTTTGCGTAGCTTTTCGTATCATTATTTTAAATAATTGGGAACGAGTAAGTCAATATTCGATTCCATTTCCCACGATTTCTCAACATCGATTATATTTTGAATTATTTGTGGTTGTTCTACTGCTTTATGAACTAATTCAAGATCACCAAATAGATCAACATTGATATCAACTAACTCTTCAAGCGTATAGATGCGCTCATCCTTGACGATACCATCTGAAACAAAAGCACCGAAAACACGATCTGATCTCGCATCAATAAATGAGAAACCGTTATTATTTCCTGATAAAGAAAGTAATGTATTGACTTTGTATATCTCAAGCTTATGGTTTGTAAGAGCAAATGTTTTAGCAAATGTCATACCGATTCTTAATCCTGTATAGCTACCGGGACCACTAGTAATTACGATTTTATCGATATCCATTGGCGCTAATCCAGCTTCTTGAATTGCTTTATCAACATAAGTTAATAAGAATTCAGATTGTTTTTTATCCATGAGTGATTGTTTATTTACCTTTAGTACATCATTCACTTTCAAACCAACAGCAAGAAATTTATGCGATGTATCTATAATTAGTGTATTCATTAATTTAGCTCCTCAATTGTAATCGTTCTCTCATTTTCATCTTCATAATCTAGAGTAATTAAATAATCGATTTTGAAATCTAAATCATCTAAGTACTTACCCCATTCAAGTACGACGACATTACGATCATCCAATAAGTCAAAAAGACCGATTGCGTCGGATGATACACCCTCTAATCGATATGCATCAATATGTTTTAGGTTCAGTCGTCCATCGTATTCCTTTAAGATCGTAAATGTTGGACTACTAATCGTTTCGTTAATTTCTAATCCCTTTGCAAGACCTTTTGTGAAAGCTGTTTTCCCAACTCCCAAATCACCTGCTAGAGAAATGAGGCAACCTTTCGTTAGACTTTGTCCAAGTTGCTCTCCGAGTTTCATTGTCTCAGTTACTGAGTATGTTTTTATTTGTTTTTTCATTTTTATCACCATCCGAATAATTATATCACACTTCTTACACAAAAATTAAAAAAAGACACTCTAAATAGAGTGTCAAATTACCTGGCGATGAACTATCTTCACTAGCGCGTGGCTAGATATTGTCGCCGCTAAAGTGCTTAACTTCTGTGTTCGAGATGGGAACAGGTGTGACCACTTCGCTAAAATCACCAGATCGTAGTGCATTAGAGAGATGAACTCTCAAAACTGAATAACAGAAATTTGATCTTTTTCGAATCGTTGTATCTTTTGTGATTAAAACCTCGACCTATTAGTATCAGTCAGCTCCACATATCACTATGCTTCCACCTCTGACCTATCAACCTGATCGTCTCTCAGGGGTCTTACTACTTACGTATGGGAAATCTCATCTTGGAGTTGGCTTCGTGCTTAGATGCTTTCAGCGCTTATCCAGTCCATACTTAGCTACCCAGCGATGCCCTTGGCAGAACAACTGGTACACCAGCGGTATGTCCATCCCGGTCCTCTCGTACTAGGGACAGCGCTCCTCAAATTTCCTACGCCCACAACAGATAGGGACCGAACTGTCTCACGACGTTCTGAACCCAGCTCGCGTACCGCTTTAATGGGCGGACAGCCCAACCCTTGGAACCTAATTCAGCTCCAGGATGCGATGAGCCGACATCGAGGTGCCAAACCTCGCCGTCGATGTGAACTCTTGGGCGAGATTAGCCTGTTATCCCCAGGGTAGCTTTTATCCGTTAAGCGACGGCCCTTCCACTCGGAACCGCCGGATCACTAAGCCCGACTTTCGTCCCTGCTCGACTTGTAGGTCTCGCAGTCAAGCACCCTTCTGCCTTTACGCTCGTCGATTGATTTCCAACCAATCTGAGGGTACCTTTGGGCGCCTCCGTTACTCTTTAGGAGGCGACCGCCCCAGTCAAACTGCCCACCTGACACTCTCCCGGTACCGGATCACGGTACGCGGTTAGAACTTCAAACATACAAGAGTGGTATCCCAATGGCGACTCCACATATACTAGCGTACATGCTTCATAGTCTCCCACCTATCCTGTACATGTAGGCTCAAAGTTCAATATCAAGCTACAGTAAAGCTCCATGGGGTCTTTCCGTCTAGTTGCGGGTAACCGGCATCTTTACCGGTACTAAGATTTCACCGAGTCTGCTGCCGAGACAGCGCCCAAATCGTTACACCTTTCGTGCGGGTCGGAACTTACCCGACAAGGAATTTCGCTACCTTAGGACCGTTATAGTTACGGCCGCCGTTCACTGGGGCTTCAGTTCAATGCTTCGAACGAATTCTAACATATTCCCTTAACCTTCCAGCACCGGGCAGGTGTCACCCCCTATACTTCGTCTTGCGACTTTGCAGAGAGCTGTGTTTTAGTTAAACAGTCGCTTGGGCCTCTTCACTGCGGCTCTTACGAGCACCCCTTCTCCCGAAGTTACGGGGTCATTTTGCCGAGTTCCTTGGCAACAGTTCTCTCGCTCACCTTAGGATTCTCTCCTTGCCTACCTGTGTCGGTTTTGGTACGGGCCAATACATAATTAACGCTAGAAACTTTTCTTGAGAGCTGGCATCAGTTACTTCGCTACTTCCTCACGGGTTCACTCCTCGTAACGCCTTTGCTTTGCATGGCGGATTTGCCTACCATACAGCTCCTTCGCTTAAACCAGCACTTCCAGTCGCTGGCATAACCTAGCCTTCTCTGTCATTCCTTCACTTATGTATCGGGTACAGGAATATCAACCTGTTGTCCATCGACTACGCTTTTCAGCCTCATCTTAGGTCCCGACTTACCCAGGGAGGACGAGCCTTCCCCTGGAAACCTTAGGCAATCGGTGTGTCAGATTCTCACTGACATCTCGCTACTCACACCGGCATTCTCACTTCTATACACTCCACTGCTCCTTACGGTACAGCTTCAACGCAGTATAGAACGCTCCCCTACCATTTATTGAAACAATAAATCCATAGTTTCGGTATCATACTTAGCCCCGGTACATTTTCGGCGCAGGGTCACTCGACTAGTGAGCTGTTACGCACTCTTTAAAGGATGGCTGCTTCTGAGCCAACCTCCTAGTTGTCTGTGCATCCCCACATCCTTTTCCACTTAGCATGAATTTTGGGACCTTAACTGATGGTCTGGGCTGTTTCCCTTTCGACTACGGACCTTATCACCCATAGTCTGACTGCCAACTACTATCCACTGGCATTCGGAGTTTGATTATATTCAGTACCCCGAGATGGGGCCATCATACATTCAGTGCTCTACCTCCAGTGGCCTTACATTGACGCTAGCCCTAAAGCTATTTCGGGGAGAACCAGCTATATCTGAGTTCGATTGGAATTTCTCCGCTAGCCACAACTCATCCGCCAGCTTTTCAACGATGGTCGGTTCGGTCCTCCATTTGGTTTCACCCAAACTTCAACCTGGTCATGGCTAGATCACTCAGTTTCGGGTCTACCACAATGTACTATATCGCCCTATTAAGACTCGCTTTCGCTTCGGCTCCGTCTCTTCAACTTAACCTCGCACATTATGAGTAACTCGCCGGTTCATTCTACAAAAGGCACGCCATCACCCATTAACGGGCTCTGACTTCTTGTAAGCATACGGTTTCAGGATCTATTTCACTCCGCTTCCGCGGTTCTTTTCACCTTTCCCTCACGGTACTGGTTCACTATCGGTCACTAAGGAGTATTTAGCCTTACCGGGTGGTCCCGGTTGATTCCGACAAGGTTTCTCGTGCCTCGCCGTACTCAGGATACCACTAGAGTATCTTACGCTTTCGTCTACAGGGTTTGCACCTTCTTTGACTGGCCTTTCAATGCCATTCGACTAGCTTCGATATCCCACGTTGTGGTCCTACTACCCCATCACGAAGATGGTTTGGGCTTTTCCCGTTTCGCTCGCCACTACTCAGGGAATCACTTTTGTTTTCTTTTCCTCTTGCTACTAAGATGTTTCAGTTCGCAAGGTTGCCTCATCATAAACTATGTATTCATTTATGTGTAATACTGCATAACCAGTATTGGGTTTCCCCATTCGGATACCCCCGGATCGTTGTGTACGTACCACTCCCCGAGGCATTTCGCTGTTAGTCGCGTCCTTCATCAGCTCTTAGTGCCTAGGCATCCACCGTACGCCCTTACATATTTAATCACATGTAATTTCGCGCCCTAATTCTTAAAATCAGGTTTTTTTTAACGCTTATCGCTTGATAAGCTGTGTGTTTGCTTTGATTGCTTACTTAATTGCTTAAGTTACTGTTTTTGTTTAACTTGATGTAAATCTAGTTTTATACAACTATTCGAAAAGATCATGTTGATAACATTTATTTCTTTGTCTATCTCTTTTTCTTTTCTGTTATTCAGTTTTCAAAGATCATTTTTCTTGAGATTCCAACGGACTCTCAAAACTAAACAGGAAACTTTAGGTGTCAACTTCACGTCTTTCTAATTACTCCTTAGAAAGGAGGTGATCCATCCCCACCTTCCGGTAGGGATACCTTGTTACGACTTAACCCCAATCATCGATCCTACCTTCGACGGCTCCCTCCTAGTAAACTAGGTTAGGCCACCGGCTTCGGGTATTACCAACTCTCATGGTTTGACGGGCGGTGTGTACAAGGCCCGAGAACGTATTCACCGCGGCATTCTGATCCGCGATTACTAGCGATTCCGACTTCATGGAGTCGAGTTGCAGACTCCAATCCGAACTGAGACGTACTTTCTGAGATTCGCTCCGCATCGCTGCTTCGCTGCCCTCTGTATACGCCATTGTAGTACGTGTGTAGCCCAGATCATAAGGGGCATGATGATTTGACGTCATCCCCACCTTCCTCCGGTTTATCACCGGCAGTCTCTTTAGAGTCCCCAACTTAATGCTGGTAACTAAAGACAAGGGTTGCGCTCGTTGCGGGACTTAACCCAACATCTCACGACACGAGCTGACGACAACCATGCACCACCTGTATCCGCCATAACTATTACACATCTCTGTGCTTTTGCGCGGTATGTCAAGACCTGGTAAGGTTCTTCGCGTTGCTTCGAATTAAACCACATACTCCACCGCTTGTGCGGGCCCCCGTCAATTCCTTTGAGTTTTACGCTTGCGCGCATACTCCCCAGGCGGGATACTTATTGCGTTAACTACAGCACTGAATTTCTCCAACACTTAGTATCCATCGTTTACGGCGTGGACTACTAGGGTATCTAATCCTATTTGCTCCCCACGCTTTCGAGCCTCAGCGTCAGTTACAGGCCAGTTAGCCGCCTTCGCCACTGGTGTTCCTCCATATATCTACGCATTTTACCGCTACACATGGAATTCCACTAACCTCTCCTGCACTCTAGTCTACCAGTTTCTATGGCATCACGGGGTTAAGCCCCGAACTTTAACCATAAACTTGATAAACCGCCTGCGCTCCCTTTACGCCCAATAATTCCGGATAACGCTTGCCACCTACGTATTACCGCGGCTGCTGGCACGTAGTTAGCCGTGGCTTTCTGGTAAGGTACCGTCATATAAGAAGCATTCCCTCTTCCTATCGTTCTTCCCTTACAACAGAGCTTTACAACCCGAAGGCCGTCTTCACTCACGCGGCGTTGCTCGGTCAGGGTTTCCCCCATTGCCGAAAATTCCCTACTGCTGCCTCCCGTAGGAGTCTGGGCCGTGTCTCAGTCCCAGTGTGGCCGGTCACCCTCTCAGGTCGGCTACGCATCATCGTCTTGGTAAGCCGTTACCTTACCAACTAACTAATGCGCCATAAGCCCATCTCGTTGTGATGTATCCCATCTTTAATTAATCTAAGATGTCTTAGATTAACGTATCCGGTATTAGCAGAAGTTTCCCTCTGTTATCCCAGGCATCGAGGCAGGTTGCTTATGTATTACTCACCCGTTCGCCACTAAGTTCCAAGGAGCAAGCTCCTCTTCACTTCGTTCGACTTGCATGTATTAGGCACGCCGCCAGCGTTCATCCTGAGCCAGGATCAAACTCTCCATTTGATTCTTTCTCTTTTTAACTCTGACGAGTTTTGTTTATTAATTTATCCGTATTTCTTTTTGAAATTGACGTTTCCTGTTTAGTTTTCAAAGACCATTTTCTGCACTCGGTTTCCCTTAGCGCTTGTATATAATACCACCCTCTTTAGCCACCGTCAACACTATTTTCACTTTATTTTGACATTTCTTCTTTTTTTAGGTCTTTTCAGTTCATTCGTGATTTTCATGGTTCATATATGCCTGTTTTACCTGTTTTTTTGTCTTTTTTATAGGCGGTTTTTGGATAGTTTTTTGTTTCTTTTTCCCTTTTCGCTCACAAAAGTTGGCGTTTTATAAGCTTGATACCGATCCAGCTCACAATGCAGCACCTATTTAGACTTACCACTTTATTCTATGATTTTTTAGATCGACATCGTGTTTCATCATTTTATACCGTGATGGTCAGTATAAGCGCTTCTTTGAAAACATAAAAAAAGACACTCTAAATAGAGTGTCAAATTACCTGGCGATGAACTATCTTCACTAGCGCGTGGCTAGATATTGTCGCCGCTAAAGTGCTTAACTTCTGTGTTCGAGATGGGAACAGGTGTGACCACTTCGCTAAAATCACCAGATCGTAGTGCATTAGAGAGATGAACTCTCAAAACTGAATAACAGAAATTTGATCTTTTTCGAATCGTTGTATCTTTTGTGATTAAAACCTCGACCTATTAGTATCAGTCAGCTCCACATATCACTATGCTTCCACCTCTGACCTATCAACCTGATCGTCTCTCAGGGGTCTTACTACTTACGTATGGGAAATCTCATCTTGGAGTTGGCTTCGTGCTTAGATGCTTTCAGCGCTTATCCAGTCCATACTTAGCTACCCAGCGATGCCCTTGGCAGAACAACTGGTACACCAGCGGTATGTCCATCCCGGTCCTCTCGTACTAGGGACAGCGCTCCTCAAATTTCCTACGCCCACAACAGATAGGGACCGAACTGTCTCACGACGTTCTGAACCCAGCTCGCGTACCGCTTTAATGGGCGGACAGCCCAACCCTTGGAACCTAATTCAGCTCCAGGATGCGATGAGCCGACATCGAGGTGCCAAACCTCGCCGTCGATGTGAACTCTTGGGCGAGATTAGCCTGTTATCCCCAGGGTAGCTTTTATCCGTTAAGCGACGGCCCTTCCACTCGGAACCGCCGGATCACTAAGCCCGACTTTCGTCCCTGCTCGACTTGTAGGTCTCGCAGTCAAGCACCCTTCTGCCTTTACGCTCGTCGATTGATTTCCAACCAATCTGAGGGTACCTTTGGGCGCCTCCGTTACTCTTTAGGAGGCGACCGCCCCAGTCAAACTGCCCACCTGACACTCTCCCGGTACCGGATCACGGTACGCGGTTAGAACTTCAAACATACAAGAGTGGTATCCCAATGGCGACTCCACATATACTAGCGTACATGCTTCATAGTCTCCCACCTATCCTGTACATGTAGGCTCAAAGTTCAATATCAAGCTACAGTAAAGCTCCATGGGGTCTTTCCGTCTAGTTGCGGGTAACCGGCATCTTTACCGGTACTAAGATTTCACCGAGTCTGCTGCCGAGACAGCGCCCAAATCGTTACACCTTTCGTGCGGGTCGGAAC
This genomic stretch from Erysipelothrix rhusiopathiae harbors:
- the tsaB gene encoding tRNA (adenosine(37)-N6)-threonylcarbamoyltransferase complex dimerization subunit type 1 TsaB is translated as MNTLIIDTSHKFLAVGLKVNDVLKVNKQSLMDKKQSEFLLTYVDKAIQEAGLAPMDIDKIVITSGPGSYTGLRIGMTFAKTFALTNHKLEIYKVNTLLSLSGNNNGFSFIDARSDRVFGAFVSDGIVKDERIYTLEELVDINVDLFGDLELVHKAVEQPQIIQNIIDVEKSWEMESNIDLLVPNYLK
- the tsaE gene encoding tRNA (adenosine(37)-N6)-threonylcarbamoyltransferase complex ATPase subunit type 1 TsaE, producing MKKQIKTYSVTETMKLGEQLGQSLTKGCLISLAGDLGVGKTAFTKGLAKGLEINETISSPTFTILKEYDGRLNLKHIDAYRLEGVSSDAIGLFDLLDDRNVVVLEWGKYLDDLDFKIDYLITLDYEDENERTITIEELN